One region of Thiomonas intermedia genomic DNA includes:
- a CDS encoding DMT family transporter produces MFTSSRPHSRAVLAMVGATLLWSVAGVVTRHLHHQNGLDLVFWRSGFAALGVLAWLLWRQGPRGLARDVRYASPLLWLSAVFWAVMFTAFMVALTLTTVAQTLIADSLSPLIAALLGWLILRHALPARTWLAIALAIAGMGWIGWQNLHHANGSTQLLGMLVALAVPFSAASNWVSLRRAGTAVPMQAAVMFGALFSVLAVVFPAWPVAVDLHDFLWLAFLGVFQLAIPGLLAVWAAQRLAPAEVGLLGLLEVVFGILWAWLGAGEQPALGTLIGGGLILFALVGNEWWGWRRLRWAT; encoded by the coding sequence ATGTTCACAAGCTCTCGGCCCCATTCGCGTGCCGTGCTCGCCATGGTCGGCGCCACGCTGCTTTGGAGCGTGGCGGGCGTGGTCACGCGCCATCTCCATCATCAGAACGGACTCGATCTGGTGTTCTGGCGCAGCGGCTTTGCCGCGCTCGGGGTGCTGGCCTGGCTGCTCTGGCGCCAGGGGCCCCGCGGTCTGGCGCGCGATGTGCGGTACGCCTCGCCGCTGCTGTGGCTTTCAGCCGTGTTCTGGGCGGTGATGTTCACCGCCTTCATGGTTGCCCTGACGCTCACCACCGTGGCGCAGACCCTGATTGCCGACAGTCTCAGTCCCTTGATTGCCGCCTTGCTGGGCTGGCTGATCCTGCGCCACGCCTTGCCGGCTCGCACCTGGCTGGCCATCGCGCTTGCGATCGCCGGCATGGGATGGATCGGCTGGCAGAACCTGCATCATGCGAATGGATCGACGCAGCTTCTCGGCATGCTGGTGGCGTTGGCCGTGCCGTTCAGCGCGGCCTCCAACTGGGTCAGCCTGCGCCGTGCCGGCACGGCGGTGCCGATGCAGGCGGCGGTGATGTTCGGCGCCTTGTTCTCCGTGCTGGCCGTGGTGTTTCCCGCCTGGCCCGTGGCGGTGGACCTGCACGATTTCCTCTGGCTCGCCTTTCTGGGCGTTTTCCAGTTGGCCATCCCGGGGCTGTTGGCGGTCTGGGCGGCACAGCGTCTGGCGCCCGCCGAAGTGGGACTGCTCGGATTGCTGGAGGTGGTGTTCGGTATCCTCTGGGCGTGGCTCGGCGCGGGGGAGCAACCGGCACTGGGAACGCTGATCGGCGGCGGGCTGATTCTGTTCGCGCTCGTCGGCAACGAATGGTGGGGATGGCGGCGACTGAGATGGGCTACCTAG